The Vibrio marisflavi CECT 7928 region TAAGAAGATGACTCTTCCTGTTACCGTAGCGGAAGATCCTAGAGGATAACAGAGCCACTCAACCCAGCTTATTGAGAGAGACAAAAAAAACCTGCATTTATGCAGGTTTTTTTTGTCTCTCTCAAGGTTTGCGTTACTCTTCGACTACCTCTGAGTTTACGGCCCCAAGTTCGACCTCAACTCGCGTCACTTTTTGCAACCCCCTCGGAAGAAGAGAACCGCGACGGCCTCTTTCGCCTCTGAAGTTGTCTAAATCACTCTGCTTTAAGCCAAGCTTACGTTTGCCCGCATAGAGAGTTAATGTGCTCTCTTTTGGCAATGAGATTAGGTGAGAAAGGTATTCTTCTCGCTCTTTAGACTTCGCTGCTGGGATATTAATGATCTTGTTGCCTTTACCTTTACCCAATTGCGGGAGATCCTTGATTGGGAATAGCAGCATTCGACCTAAATTAGTAATAGCTAATATCTCATCGCTATCAAGATCAGCTATCGATTTAGGCGGCATAATCTCAGAATTTTGCGGCAGGTTAACTAATGCTTTACCACTTCTGTTTTTAGACAATAAGTCTGAACCTTTACAGACAAAGCCATAACCGGCATCAGAACCCACTAGCCAAAGCTGCTCATCCTCACCCATCACGACTTGGCGCATATTGGTACCAGCAGTAATGTTGAGTCGACCTGTAATCGGCTCACCTTGGCTACGTGCAGAAGGTAATGAGTGAGATTCAAGCGAATAGCTGCGACCATCACTCCCCAAAAAGATCGCTTGCTGATTGCTCTTTCCGCGAGCATGAGCCAGATATTTGTCACCTGATTTGTAGTTCAAACCAGATGGATCAACCTCATGCCCTTTCGCATGACGAATCCAACCTTTTTCCGACAATACAACGGTGATCGGCTCACTCGGCACCAAATCTCTTTCGGTTAGCGCCTTGGCTTCAGAGCGTTCGACCAATGGAGAACGGCGATCGTCGCCATATTTGTCAGCATCCGCTTTAATTTCTTTCTTTAAAAGCGTGTTCAAACGACGCTCAGAGCCAAGCAGTAACTCTAACTTTTCACGTTCTTTTTCTAACTCGTCTTGCTCACCACGGATTTTCATCTCTTCGAGCTTAGCTAAATGACGAAGTTTAGTATCAAGAATCGCATCAGCTTGAATGTCAGTGATACCAAAACGGCTCATCAACACCGCTTTCGGATCATCTTCCGTGCGGATAATCTCAATCACTTCATCGAGATTAAGGAACGCTACTAATAAACCTTCAAGAATGTGTAAGCGCGCTAGCACTTTATCCAGACGATGCTGAAGACGGCGACGAACCGTTGCACGACGGAATTCAATCCACTCAGATAGAATTTGCACCAACCCTTTCACTTGTGGGCGGTTATCTAAGCCAATCATATTTAGGTTTACGCGATAGCTTTTTTCCAAATCAGTGGATGCAAACAAGTGATCCATCAACTGTTCACTGTCGATTCGATTTGAGCGAGGAACAATCACAATACGAGTTGGGTTTTCATGATCGGACTCATCACGTAAATCATCCACCATAGGTAGCTTTTTAGCTCGCATTTGGTTGGCAATTTGCTCAAGCAGTTTGGCACCTGACACCTGGTGAGGAAGAGAAGTAATAACAATCTCACCACCCTCACGCTGCCAGACAGCACGCATTTTGATACTGCCTTTACCTGTGCGGTAGATTTTCTCGATGTCAGTTTTCGAGGAAATAATTTCCGCTTCAGTTGGATAATCTGGACCTTTGACATACTCCATCACATCAGCAAGTTCAGATTTCGGCTTATCAATTAAATGAATAGCCGCATCGGCGACTTCTCGCACATTGTGTGGTGGAATATCGGTCGCCATACCAACAGCGATACCCGTAACGCCATTGAGCAAAATATGAGGTAGACGCGCTGGCAACATTTGTGGCTCTTTCATTGTGCCATCAAAGTTCGGTTGCCACTCTACTGTGCCCTGCCCTAATTCACCGAGTAGCACCTCAGCAAACTTGGAAAGCTTGGCTTCTGTATAACGCATAGCCGCGAAAGATTTAGGGTCATCGGGCGCACCCCAGTTACCTTGGCCATCAACTAACGGGTAACGGTAAGAAAACGGCTGAGCCATCAACACCATGGCTTCATAACAAGCTGAATCACCATGCGGGTGATATTTACCTAATACATCACCAACCGTACGCGCAGACTTTTTATATTTGGCGGCAGCTGATAAACCCAGTTCAGACATCGCATAAATAATACGACGTTGAACTGGTTTTAAGCCGTCACCAATATATGGCAAAGCACGATCCATGATGACGTACATGGAATAGTTCAGATAAGCATCTTCGGTGAACTTGCGTAATGGTAGCTGCTCTACACCATCAAAAGACATTTCCATAGACATGTATTAAACCTCCGCCATATCGCCGTTATTTTGTAGCCAACTGCGACGATCATCGGCTCGCTTCTTCCCAAGCAACATATCCATCATCTCAATGGTCGCCTCGTCGTCATCAATAGTTAACTGAACTAAACGGCGAGTATTTGGATCCATAGTCGTTTCACGAAGTTGCAGCGGGTTCATCTCACCCAAACCTTTAAAGCGCTGAACGTTGATCTTGGCTTTCTTTTTACTTAAACGCTCAAGTACGCCTTCTTTCTCTTCTTCATCAAGGGCGTAATACACCTCTTTGCCACAATCAATACGAAACAAAGGAGGCATCGCGACATAAACGTGCCCAGCTTCGACTAACGCTCGGAAATGCTTAGTGAACAAAGCGCAAAGAAGAGTAGCAATATGAAGTCCATCAGAGTCCGCATCCGCAAGGATGCATACCTTGCCATAACGCAAAGAGCTAAGATCCGTGCTATCTGGATCAATACCTAGAGCTACAGAAATATCGTGTACTTCTTGGGAAGCTAACACTTGGTCTGCAGACACTTCCCAAGTGTTTAGAATCTTACCTCTCAGTGGCATCACGGCTTGGAATTCACGATCTCGCGCCTGCTTGGCACTGCCACCTGCCGAGTCACCCTCCACCAAGAATAGCTCTGTTCTATTTAAGTCTTGTACAGAGCAGTCGGTAAGCTTTCCTGGTAGTGCCGGCCCTGAAGCCACTTTCTTTCGCACCACTTTTTTGCTCGCACGCATTCTGCGGTGAGCATTTGCAATACAAACTTCTGCAAGCTGTTCTGCAAGGTGAGGCTTCTCATTCAACCATAAACTGAACGCATCTTTTACAACACCAGAAACAAAAGCAGAGGTTTGACGAGAAGATAGACGTTCTTTGGTTTGTCCAGCAAATTGAGGATCTTGCATTTTCACCGACAGAACGTATGAGCAACGTTCAAATACATCTTCACCAGTTAATTTCACACCACGCGGTAGCAAGTTACGGAACTCACAAAACTCACGCATTGCATCTAACAAACCTTGGCGAAGACCATTAACGTGAGTACCACCTTGTGCTGTTGGAATAAGGTTCACGTAGCTCTCGGTGATCATTTCACCGCCTTCTGGCTGCCAAACAACCGCCCAATTGGCGACTTCTGTCTCAGCAGAGAATTCACCGGTAAACGGCTGCTCCGGAATTAAAGTGTAACCTTTAACACCTTCTGCTAAATAATCTTTTAAACCGTCTTCATAGTACCAGCGGTGCTCATTACCATTTACCTTATCGCTAAAGGTAATTTCTAACCCCGGACACAACACTGCTTTTGCACGCAAGTTGTTTAGTAAACGAGTAACTGAGAAGTTACCGGAATCGAAATATTTGCTGTCAGGCCAGAAATGAACACTGGTTCCTTTGTTGCGTCTTCCGCACGTGCCAGTAACTGTTAAATCTGATACTTTCTCGCCATGTTCAAAGGCAATTTCGTAAACTTGGCCATCTCGGCGAACTACAACTTCCACTCTTTTGGAAAGTGCGTTAACCACCGAAATACCCACACCATGCAAACCACCAGAGAACTGGTAGTTTTTATTAGAAAACTTCCCCCCTGCGTGCAATCTGCACAAAATCAATTCAACGCCTGAGACGTTCTCTTCGGGGTGAATATCAACTGGCATTCCTCGGCCATCATCAATCACTTCTAGCGATTGGTCTGCGTGAAGGATCACCTGGACCTTGGAAGCATATCCGGCAAGCGCTTCGTCGACACTGTTGTCGATCACTTCTTGTCCCAAATGGTTTGGGCGCGCTGTATCCGTATACATCCCTGGTCTGCGACGCACTGGTTCTAAGCCATTAAGAACTTCAATGGCACCAGCATTATATTGTTCTGTCATAATACGGAATGCTTAATTAGAAAAATGTAAGTAGCTTAACTATGCCCAATTGCTCTGGCGATATTGGACACAATTCGGCACTGCTTTCGAGTTTTATTTATAGCTAAAAGCCAACAAAACAGTACCGATAATATTGGAAGCAGAGATTATCATCACAAATTTAGTCAGCAAAGTACATACTCTGTCGATGTTGACCTCTGTAGCTAAAGCGTAAAAGTGCAAAAGGGTTGGTATGTGGCATCTATAAGAAGCTAGTCAACATCAACCGTCTTACAGCTGCAAAAATTCGATGATTTTTTCTGGATACCGGTCAAAATCAACAAAGCTGTGATCTCCACCTTTTTCAACAGTCTGCCTTCCACCTTGAAAACGTTCAACAGCCTGACGATAGTCCAACACTTCGTCGTCTTCTTGCTGTAGCAACCAAAAGTCAGAAGGGTTATCAATCACAGCAACGTCTAGCTGTTTTAGCTCTTCAATGTGATGTTCTTCGAGAAGGTAAGACTCACTTGTATAAGGGTTGGTTTGCTCCCCTAAGTAGTCGGCTAACAGCTCATAAGGTTTTACTGCGGGGTTAACGACTGCTGCCCTGAACCCATATTTACTGTTTAGCCATACTGAGAGGTAACCTCCCAACGAGCTACCAACAAGAGCAATATTATATTGATGTCGATACTCTTCGACTAAGCTCTCTAATAGTTGTGCTGCTTGCTGGGGAAAGTTCGGTAATTTAGGGACAACTACCTTAATATCTGGACGGTGAGCCTGACAATACTCAGCCATCAAATTGGCTTTCAACGACTGAGGTGAGCTGTTAAATCCGTGAATGTACAACAAAAGCGGCTTTTTCATATTATTACTACTTTGATAGCGATGGCCTTAATTGAGCCTAATACTAATAACCTGCCGCATTAAAGTCAGGCAAAAATTGGCCTGCTGGTAATCTTTTTACTTGCGTTGTGATTGTTCCATCATCATGAAGCTCCAACTCTCTCCAACCAGGCGCTAAATCATCCAGAGCGAAATCATCGGATATAGGTTTAAATTGCACACATGTTGAAGGAGTAGCAAGCACACGAACTTGCTTAACCACCTTGTCTAGCTCTTGATGGATATGCCCGCAGACGACGGCTTTCACCATTGGAAAGCGGCCTATTTTTTGCCAAAACTCATCGCTATTTTTTAGAATATGTTGGTCTAACCAAGCACTTCCTGCTGGAACCGGGTGATGATGAAGCAATACTAAGCAATGTCTATCCGAATGTTCAGTTAGCTTTTGTTCTAATAAATCGAGTTGGCTGTCACTCAATCGGCCATGGGGCACACCAACAACCTGCGAGTCTAACAAAACCATCTGCCAGCTATCACCTAGCAGTACGTGACTCTCTTGCTTTATTTGTGGAGAAGGAAGCACCGACTGCATAGCCGACTGTTCGTCATGATTTCCGGGTAACCAAAAGCAAGGCTGCTTTAAACGCTCTATGCCAGCAGCAAACTTTTTGTACGCGCCTTCGCTGTGATCCTGACAAATATCACCAGAGGAAATAATGGCATCGAAATCGTAGCTATCTTGAGCCACCGCTTCCACAACTGCTTTGAAGCTTTGCTCAGTATTGATACTTAAAAGAGAGTCGTCGTCAGATGCAAAAAGATGGGTATCTGTAATCTGCAATAACTTTACGCTATTTTGTTGTGCTGACCTTAACGGCAATTTCATAACTTTAGAAACCTAAATTTCAAATCTTATTTATTGATATTTATATTATTGTGGTTTTGCTAATTCCATGCTTTAAACAAAAAGTGAGCCAATCACCTAAAAAACGATTCAGTTGAGCTTTCTCGTCTTTTTGCAACATCTTGTCATTTGGATAATGATAAATTGGCTTCACTCGGTTGATGTGCTCACTGCTGCACACCTCTGCCACACGGGCATCGTGATAAAGCCTGACAGACATTTTTGGTAATGGGAACACTGGAACGTCATCACTTTGACAGATATCGACAAGAGTTGTGTACTTTGTGATTTCGCCCACTTGCAGCTGATACGTCATATTTGCCGCTTGATAGCAGCACACATGTCCCACCTGCGCACTGCGTGGTACAAGCGCATTAAGTTTCGCATAGTTTGTCTCATACACACGCATCAACTCAGCGAGATCGACGTGATACGAATTATTTACTGCTGTGTTTGCCATTGTTTTTGAATTGACTCGTAGTTCATTTGCAACCATTGCAAAGCAATAATTGATGCTCCATTTTCAATTATTCCGGATTCGACGGTCTTATACGCTTCAGCGCGACTCATCACATGGACTTTTATATCCTCTCCTTCATAGTCTAAACCATGAACGCCATGTGCAGTAGTTGCATCTGTTTCTCCAATGTATACATCGATTTTTTCAGAGCAGCCGCCTGACGAAGGATAAAATGCAGTGATCTTTTTAAGCTGGCCAATATCGATACCAGCTTCTTCCTTGGCTTCACGTATTGCCACTTGCTCTGAAGTCTCTTCCGTATCTATCACACCAGCAACAATTTCAAACTGCCAAGGAGTGCCATCTTCCAAAGCTCCAACTCTTATTTGCTCCACAATCACTACTTGATCGGTCTTTGGATCATATGGCAACAGCGCTACCGCGTGTCCTCTTTCAACCAACTCTCTTTCAATGATGCCGCTCCAACCACCTTGAAACAGTTTATGCTGGAAACGACACTTCACCATTTTCAAAAAGCCGGAGAAAAGTGATTCCTTTGACACTATCTTGATATCTTGCGGACCAAATGTAGAGTTTTGCTCTTTAGAATGACGCATTTTTACCTCAAATACATGTGCACAAACTATTCACCACAAATGCGTAATTGTAAGTGTAAAGATACACAGCAAGCCCAGTTTAATTTGGTATAGTCTACTGAGATACAGGCGAGACGACAAAGGACTTAGCTCAACTTTTAGTATAAATGTTGTAGAAATATTTAAATTCAGCAATGAAATTTGTTGTCCAGCTGGACAATTAATTGCAAAAAGTGCAAATTTACGCATAAAATAGCATCAATTTCGGTTACACTCTCTGGTGTGACCTCTAAAAACATTCGGCAGGAATAGGACAAATGAAAAAACTGCTTCCATTATTAATCAGTGCAGCCATCGGTACCGTCAGTACATCTTCTTGGGCCGAGAATCTTACTGAAATATATAACCAAGCGAAAAAGAACGACCCAACACTCCTTAGCTCAGCTGCAACTCGCGATTCGACTGTGGAAGCTGTAAATTCAACACGTGGCTCCTTACTACCTCAAATTAATTTGACGGGCCAAGCTCAAGTAAACCGATCAGGCACAAGCAATTATGTAGATAATAACTCTTGGACTTCTACCCTTGGGATTACTCAAACACTATACGATCGAGCCAGCTGGATTGAATTAACTACGGCACAAAAAAATGCTCGCAAAGCAGATGCAACTTATGCCGCTGCTCAGCAAGATTTGATCATACGTACAGCGACAGCGTATTTCGATGTGTTAAAAGCGAAAGATAACCTAGCATTCGTTCAAGCTGAGAAAGCTTCTGTTGGCCGCCAATTGGAACAAACCAAACAACGTTTTGATGTTGGACTTTCTGCAATTACCGACGTACAAAATGCTCAAGCTGATTACGATAGCGTGTTAGCAAGCGAAATCACGGCTAAGAATGACTTACTGAACAGCTATGAAGGCTTACGCGAGATTACAGGACAAGAACCAACTCATCTTGCTGTGTTAGATACTGAACGTTTTTCAGCTAGCAAACTGCCCGAATCTCTTGACCAATTGCTTGCACAAGCGAAAAAGAAAAACTTAAGCTTATTAGCAGCAAGAATTACTCAAGATATCGCTAGAGACAATATTTCTGAAGAAAGCGCTGGGCACTTACCTACGTTATCAGCTATTGGTGGCTATACGACTTCAGGTGTTTCTGATGCAGATGTTTATACTTCCAATAGCCACTCAGGTAATGCTTATGCTGGTTTAAAGCTAACTGTACCTATCTACTCCGGTGGCAGCGTTAACTCTCTCACCAAACAAGCTGAGTACGACTACATTGCTTCAAGCCAAGATCTAGAGTCTACATATCGCTCTGTCGTAGCAAATGTTCGTGCTTACTACAACAATGTTAATGCTTCGATTGGGTCTATCTCCGCTTACAAACAGGCAGTAGTTTCTGCGAAATCTTCACTTGAAGCGACAGAAGCAGGTTTTGAAGTGGGTACTCGTACTATCGTTGATGTACTAAACGCGACTCAAAGCTTGTACGAAGCGAACGAAAACCTATCGGATGCTCGCTACACCTACATCATTAACGTACTTCAATTGAAAGAGTATGTAGGCGTGCTAAGTGAGCAAGATGTACTCGATATCAACGCAGGTTTAGAGTCTGCAACGAAAGCCGCTCAGCAAAAAGCTGCTGAAAAAGCGAAAGCCGCTCAGAAATCAACACATAAGAAGTAAGACTCTAAAGTAGTTATCTATAAAAAAGCGCTTGCTGTTGAGCAAGCGCTTTTCTGTTTGAACTAAGTAATTAAAAGTGAAGAATACTAGCCTCTCCCACCTTTAATCGCATCGATAATTTCAGTGGTCGAACAGCCATCTTCAAAGTTAAGTACTTTTACTTCGCCGCCAGCAGCGATAACTTCTTTCCCACCTGCTATTTCTTCCGGTTTGTAGTCACCACCCTTCACTAGCAGGTTTGGCAACACTTCCGAGATTAATCGTTGAGGCGTTTCTTCACTAAACGGAACAACCCAGTCAACTGCACCCAAACCTGCAAGTACCGCCATGCGACGATCTGTTGGGTTAATCGGACGGCCAGGACCTTTTAGCATTTTCACTGACTCATCGGTGTTAACTGCGACGATTAAACGATCACCTAATTCACTTGCATGGTTGAGGTACGAGACATGACCAGCATGTAAAATATCAAAGCAACCATTGGTCATGACTACTTTTTCGCCTTTCTCTTGAGCGCGCTTAACAGCAGCGATCAATTCATGCTCTTCTACCACACCAAAATCTGTATCTTGGCTACCATGAACCGCTTCAGCTAACTCGATAGTCGAAACAGTCGATGTACCCACTTTACCTACAACTACACCAGCAGCAGCATTCGCAAGTGCACATGCTTCGTCCAAAGCTTTTCCGGACGCAACCGAAGCGGCAAGCACGGAGATAACGGTATCTCCAGCACCCGTTACATCGTAAACTTCCTTCGCTTGAGTCGGCAGGTGTAGAGGCTCTTTGTCACGTTGCAGTAGCGTCATACCGTGTTCGCTACGAGTCACCAATAGCGCCTCAAAGTCGAACTTCTCAATAAGCTCTAGACCTTTTTCTACTAGCTCTTGAACCGAGTTGACCTTGCCAACGACATCTTCAAACTCAGACATATTTGGCGTCAGCAAAGTTGCTCCGCGGTAGCGTTCAAAATCAGCACCTTTAGGGTCAATAAATACCGGTACTTTGGCTTCTCTTGCCTTTTGAATAAAACGCTGCACGTGTTCCAAAGCACCTTTTGCATAGTCAGAAAGCACAACAGATTTCACTTTTGGCAATGCTTGCTCCATTCGAGAAAGCACAAGTTCTTCATCGATATTTTCAAATTTATCTTCGAAATCAAGACGAATAAGCTGTTGGCTGCGGCTCAAAATGCGCAACTTAGTAATGGTTGGATAGTTTGGCAGAGAAACGAAATCGCAAGTCACCTTTAATGAGCTCAAAATTTCGTTAAGTGTTTTTGCTGGTTCATCAATACCAGTAAAACCAACCAAATGAGCATGTCCGCCAAGGGAAGCAATATTCATCGCAACGTTTGCCGCTCCACCAGGGCGCTCTTCATTATTCTCTACTTTAACTACAGGCACCGGTGCTTCTGGTGAAATACGTCCTGTCGGGCCATGCCAATATCTATCTAGCATGATATCGCCGATAATCAGAACGCCAGAGTCACTGTAATCTGGTAGGATTGGTTTCATTCTTGTTCTCCATTTTGGGTCACTAGACCTATTGTTGCGCAGAATTTTAACAGAATATCGCTTTAAAGCTACTCTGCGAGCCACTCTCTCCAAGCCTTCTTTACTGCTTGGCGCTCGATTTGATATTTATCTTCCGCAACATCTGCATCTAAGTTTAATAAGCTCCTGCGATGAATTTGATCGCGCATCGTTGTATAGGCACCTGTAATAGCGGTTGCTTGATCATTTGTCATGACACCTTGCTCAACCAAGCTTTCAAAAATGCGAACATTATCTGACCACTTAGTGAGCTTTGGTTTCTGGGAGCTAAAGTTGAGCACTAAGTACTGCGCAATAAACTCTATATCAGTGATACCGCCACTATCTTGCTTAAGCAAAAACCTGCCAGCTTTCTGTGCCGCCAAATGTTTGTACATTTTGTCGCGCATTTCGACCACTTGTTTCTTGAGTTCACTTTGATCGCGTGGCTTCGTGAGTATCTCTCTGCGAGTTTGATTAAATGCATCTGCTAATCGCTGATCGCCCCAAATAACTCGTGCTCGCACTAATGCTTGGTGCTCCCACGTCCAAGCATCTTGTTTTTGATACTCATCGAATGCCTCAGCTGTACTCACTAACAAGCCTGAACTACCAGAAGGTCTTAGTCGCGTATCGACCTCGTATAAGGTTCCTGAGGGTGTGCGGGTAGAGAAAATATGAATAATTCTCTGAGCCAAGCGAAGATAGAACTGTTTGCCGTCTATCTCTTTTTTTCCATCAGTGTATACATTAGCAGGACAGTCATGAATAAATACCAAGTCCAAATCAGACTTGTAGCCAAGCTCCCAACCACCGACTTTCCCATATCCAACGACAGCAAAGCCCTTGCCTTCTCGATCTTGAATATGTGTCGGCTCACCGTATTTCTCCGCCATCTGTGACCACGCTTGTTGAACCACTTCTCCAACAATAGCTTCAGCCAAATACGTAAGGTGATCACTCACTTTCATTATTGGTAGCACGCCGGCAATATCTGCAGCAGCTATACGCAGCATGCATATCTGCTTGAACTGCCTCAACGCCTCCATTTGCTGCTCCATGTCTCCTGCAGGAATCCGAGCCAAATAGTCACTGAGCTCGGATTTATAAGCGGAAAATGGCGGTGGATTGTAAAGGTGTTGTGGGTCTAAAAGTTCATCAAGAAGAATTGGATATCGCCCAAGCTGGCGAGATATCATTGGGCTAGCTGTACAAAGTTTCACTAACTGATTGAGCGCAGCATCATGCTCATCCAATAGCTCAAGATAGGTTGTTCGCGTGGCAATCTTATTTAATAGATGCAAGACCCTCTCTAACCCAAACTGTGCATCTTGGTGGCTAAAGATCGCCGAAAATACTTTTGGCATTAAGTGATTAAGGACTTCTCTACCTCGTGGCCCCAAGGTTTTCTTCGCTAGATCTCGTTTAAATTGTACAATTTGATCAGCAAGAGTTTGGCTTTGAGCTACTTCAATATCTTGCTCTAACACTTGTACAATCGTATCGTGTTTGTCGGTCATATCCCATAAATCATGGAACGTTGAATCAACGTCAGTTCCCTCTTCTTGCTCTTCCCCTATTAACTGCTCAAAAATATTGTGAACACCTCTCATATGACGAGATGTTTCTTCTCTCAACTGAGACCAATCTTGGTAACCCATCGCTGTCGCTAACTTAAGTTGTTCTATAGGATCATCAGGTAGCGTTTGCGTTTGCTTGTCATCAAGAGCTTGCAGTAAATTTTCAAGCCTACGTAAGTAGATATACGCGCCTTTTAGTAACTGTGACTCTTGTACTTCAACCAAAGACAGTGACTGAACACCATCTAAGGTTTCCAATAAGCCACGCTTTCTCAAATCGGGCTCTCGGCCACCTCTAATCAACTGAAACACCTGAGCGATAAACTCAATTTCTCGGATGCCACCAGCACCAAGCTTGATATTATTCTGCATGCCATTGCGGCGAACTTCGCGGCTAATCATCGATTTCATTCTTCTAAGTGACTGAATAGCGCTGAAATCAATGTAACGGCGGAAAACAAATGGGCGAAGCAGCTGTCTTAACTCTTGATATTGAGGGTACATTTCACTGCCCATGACTCGGGCTTTTATCATGGCGTACCTTTCCCAATCTCTACCTTGTTCTTGATAGTAGTCTTCCAGAGCGGCATAGCTCATAACTAAAGGCCCGCTTTCTCCAAACGGACGCAAACGCATATCAACTCGATAACAAAAACCATCAACTGTATGGTGAGAGAGAGCTTTAATAACTCTCTGCCCCAATCTGGTAAAAAACTGCGCATTGGCAATGCTGCGCCTTGCTCCAGATGTCTCTCCGTTTTCTGGGTAAGTGAAGATAAGATCAATATCAGAAGAGAAGTTCAGCTCTCCTCCTCCGAGTTTCCCCATACCAATAATCAGCATAGGTTGTGCTTCGCCAAGCTGGTTGACAGGCGTTCCCCACTCCTTGCAGCAAAGTTTGTATTGCCATTGATAAGTTTCAAAGATCAAAGCTTCAGCAAGCTGAGATAAATGCTGCAAACTATCTTCAAGCGACCACAATTTGCTGAAATCACGCCATGCAATATAAACCATTTCCCTATTGCGAAATTGTCGAAGTAATCGATAGGCATCATCTTCGTTGTTGCTCTGTTGGAGCTGTTCTCCTATGCGACTGCGATATTGCTCTGTTCTAGACTCCTCTTCAAGCATGTCTGGCAAGCACTCTAACAAAGCTCCGTCTTTCACCAGCGTATCGCGAACAAACTGGCTGAGCCCTAATATATATTTCAGCTCTTCTAGTCGCTTTGCAGGCCAAGAGCCCATAGTCTGAGAGTTTGTCTGTTTGATTTCTTCTAGTGCAGCTTCTGAAATAGAAAGGAGTGATTGGGGAAGTGACATGCTCTATCCTTGATGGTAAACACAGTGACGCTAATACAATAAAGAGTATTAAAGCACTATAGCCAAACAATAGGTATAAAAAAACGCCCATATTGCTATGAGCGTTTGTCGGTTCCTTAATTATTTTTTACACGGTAAAGGAAGTAATTTTCTCGTCCAACTCTTCAGCGTTTTTCTGCATTATTTCCGAAGTTTCTAACAGCTCACCCACCACGGTGACCGACGCTTCAACCAGCTCTCGTACGTTGGTGAGGTTTTGGTTCATCTCTTCGGCAACACTGCTCTGTTGGCTAGCGGCAGTCGCTATCTGAAAATTCATATCATTAATTTGATTCACTTGAGTAACGATACCATCCAGTTCATTACCAGCATTGGTGACTAAATCTACGCCTTCTGCCGCCTCTTCAACACTTTTTTCCATCAAAGAAACCGCCGATTTAGCGCTACTTTGCAACTGGCTGATCATCTCTTGAATTTCTACTGTTGCTTGTTGAGTGCGTTGGGCTAAGTTTCGAACCTCATCCGCAACAACTGCAAACCCTCTTCCTGCCTCTCCCGCTCGAGCAGCCTCGATCGCTGCATTCAGAGCCAGTAAATT contains the following coding sequences:
- the glnE gene encoding bifunctional [glutamate--ammonia ligase]-adenylyl-L-tyrosine phosphorylase/[glutamate--ammonia-ligase] adenylyltransferase translates to MSLPQSLLSISEAALEEIKQTNSQTMGSWPAKRLEELKYILGLSQFVRDTLVKDGALLECLPDMLEEESRTEQYRSRIGEQLQQSNNEDDAYRLLRQFRNREMVYIAWRDFSKLWSLEDSLQHLSQLAEALIFETYQWQYKLCCKEWGTPVNQLGEAQPMLIIGMGKLGGGELNFSSDIDLIFTYPENGETSGARRSIANAQFFTRLGQRVIKALSHHTVDGFCYRVDMRLRPFGESGPLVMSYAALEDYYQEQGRDWERYAMIKARVMGSEMYPQYQELRQLLRPFVFRRYIDFSAIQSLRRMKSMISREVRRNGMQNNIKLGAGGIREIEFIAQVFQLIRGGREPDLRKRGLLETLDGVQSLSLVEVQESQLLKGAYIYLRRLENLLQALDDKQTQTLPDDPIEQLKLATAMGYQDWSQLREETSRHMRGVHNIFEQLIGEEQEEGTDVDSTFHDLWDMTDKHDTIVQVLEQDIEVAQSQTLADQIVQFKRDLAKKTLGPRGREVLNHLMPKVFSAIFSHQDAQFGLERVLHLLNKIATRTTYLELLDEHDAALNQLVKLCTASPMISRQLGRYPILLDELLDPQHLYNPPPFSAYKSELSDYLARIPAGDMEQQMEALRQFKQICMLRIAAADIAGVLPIMKVSDHLTYLAEAIVGEVVQQAWSQMAEKYGEPTHIQDREGKGFAVVGYGKVGGWELGYKSDLDLVFIHDCPANVYTDGKKEIDGKQFYLRLAQRIIHIFSTRTPSGTLYEVDTRLRPSGSSGLLVSTAEAFDEYQKQDAWTWEHQALVRARVIWGDQRLADAFNQTRREILTKPRDQSELKKQVVEMRDKMYKHLAAQKAGRFLLKQDSGGITDIEFIAQYLVLNFSSQKPKLTKWSDNVRIFESLVEQGVMTNDQATAITGAYTTMRDQIHRRSLLNLDADVAEDKYQIERQAVKKAWREWLAE